The proteins below are encoded in one region of Apium graveolens cultivar Ventura chromosome 4, ASM990537v1, whole genome shotgun sequence:
- the LOC141718925 gene encoding uncharacterized protein LOC141718925 — MSNLTKLEFNALDVTGKNYLTWILDAEIHLSAMGLGDTIKEGNKTSEQDKAKAMIFLRHHLDEGLKTEYLTIKDPSTLWKDLKERYDHQKTVILPKARYDWLHLRLQDYKSVSEYNSAMFKITSQLKLCGENITDKDMLEKTYSTFHANNMLLQQQYRERGFTKYSELISVLLLAEQNNELLLKNYQARPTGSTPFPEVNAVTNNEYRDNKSFGRGRGHGYGRGRGRARGHGFWHGRGRNQQNRPHFKRTPYYQKQKTNEEKPEGSMMVKKGESTCSRCGMKGHWRSTCRTSKHFADLYQASLKNVETNFTEQNDPLGIAHLEAHLGSDGQVDPSAFTHMEVGDFFEDVDVNMPKFGGDEPKNN; from the coding sequence ATGTCGAATCTTACGAAACTTGAGTTTAACGCACTTGATGTCACCGGCAAAAATTATTTGACATGGATTCTTGATGCTGAAATCCATCTTAGTGCAATGGGTCTCGGTGACACCATAAAAGAGGGAAATAAGACCTCTGAACAAGACAAGGCAAAGGCCATGATATTTCTTCGCCATCACCTTGATGAAGGCTTGAAAACTGAATATCTGACTATTAAAGATCCATCAACTCTTTGGAAAGATCTCAAAGAAAGATATGATCACCAGAAAACGGTGATACTTCCTAAAGCTCGCTATGATTGGCTACACTTGCGATTGCAAGATTATAAAAGTGTGAGCGAGTATAACTCTGCCATGTTCAAAATTACATCTCAATTGAAATTATGTGGCGAGAATATCACCGATAAAGATATGTTGGAGAAAACATATTCCACTTTCCATGCCAATAATATGCTCTTGCAACAACAATATCGTGAACGTGGATTCACAAAATATTCTGAGCTTATTTCTGTGTTGCTTCTTGCTGAACAAAATAATGAACTTTTGCTGAAAAATTATCAAGCACGTCCCACTGGCTCAACACCATTCCCTGAAGTGAATGCGGTGACTAATAATGAATATAGAGATAATAAATCATTTGGACGTGGACGTGGGCATGGATATGGACGTGGACGTGGGCGTGCCCGTGGTCATGGATTTTGGCATGGTCGAGGCCGAAATCAACAAAATCGCCCCCACTTTAAAAGGACGCCTTACTATCAAaaacagaaaacaaatgaggaGAAACCCGAGGGAAGTATGATGGTTAAAAAGGGTGAAAGTACTTGTAGCCGTTGTGGAATGAAAGGTCATTGGAGAAGTACATGTCGTACCTCCAAGCACTTTGCTGACCTATATCAAGCATCTTTGAAAAATGTTGAAACTAATTTCACCGAACAGAATGATCCTTTGGGGATTGCTCATCTTGAAGCACATCTTGGAAGTGATGGCCAAGTTGATCCTTCGGCCTTTACTCACATGGAAGTTGGTGATTTCTTTGAAGATGTCGATGTGAATATGCCTAAATTTGGTGGTGATGAGCCTAAGAATAATTAA
- the LOC141719330 gene encoding uncharacterized protein LOC141719330 yields the protein MAKRAIHGDKSQGERDYVLNQFRTGRCPVLLADGANSFDKFSLGVANLMAWDVFWFQVRSHMPSTLKSPLPSRCKDLFVILNSLRFDGEEILEDGYLLRLKTGKRSLLIFYA from the exons ATGGCCAAAAGAG CTATCCATGGGGACAAATCTCAGGGCGAGAGGGACTATGTGTTGAACCAGTTCCGTACAGGGAGATGTCCAGTTCTTTTAGCTGATGGTGCAAACTCTTTTGATAAGTTTTCTCTTGGAGTAGCAAACCTTATGGCCTGGGATGTCTTTTGGTTTCAG GTGAGATCACATATGCCATCTACTCTGAAATCTCCGCTTCCTTCACGTTGTAAGGACCTTTTTGTGATTTTAAATTCATTGAGATTTGATGGTGAGGAAATTTTGGAAGATGGGTATTTGCTGAGGTTGAAGACAGGGAAGAGAAGCCTGCTTATTTTCTATGCTTAA